The following proteins come from a genomic window of Malus sylvestris chromosome 4, drMalSylv7.2, whole genome shotgun sequence:
- the LOC126619643 gene encoding F-box protein PP2-B7-like: protein MPGLGSLPGECISHFLTLTSPEDACRSSLVCSTFRSAALSDVLWERFLPSDYYAETLSSSTRAYYDVYNTFWIITGMPRDEKVIPTNDVYSLAYLVYKLPEESKWGFEGTPITLHIVYKQRGVAEDHSMILDPLEDMPRNARRRGRDRWTEIEMGEFFNGGGDNATVECSLRETSSDVPKSGLIVEGIDPRPKGV, encoded by the exons ATGCCGGGATTAGGGTCATTACCGGGGGAGTGCATCTCACATTTTCTTACCCTCACGTCCCCTGAAGATGCATGCCGGTCGTCCCTCGTCTGCTCTACATTCCGATCGGCTGCCCTATCTGACGTCCTTTGGGAGCGTTTCTTGCCTTCAGATTACTATGCCGAAACCCTGTCGTCCTCGACGAGGGCATA TTATGATGTATATAACACATTCTGGATCATTACAG GGATGCCTAGAGACGAAAAAGTTATCCCCACGAACGACGTATACAGCTTAGCTTACCTTGTCTATAAGCTCCCCGAAGAATCCAAATGGGGGTTTGAAGGAACACCGATTACGTTGCATATCGTTTACAAACAAAGAGGAGTTGCAGAGGATCATAGCATGATCCTAGACCCTCTAGAAGATATGCCTCGAAATGCTCGGCGGCGTGGAAGAGACCGGTGGACGGAGATTGAGATGGGCGAATTCTTCAATGGAGGAGGAGATAATGCAACAGTAGAATGTAGTTTAAGGGAAACTAGTAGTGACGTACCTAAGAGCGGCCTCATTGTGGAAGGTATTGATCCTAGGCCTAAGGGTGTATGA